A single region of the Pseudalkalibacillus berkeleyi genome encodes:
- the folE gene encoding GTP cyclohydrolase I FolE codes for MDHSKIETAVKMILEAIGEDPEREGLLDTPKRVARMYEEVFQGLNQDPSEHFKTVFGEDHEELVLVKDIPFYSMCEHHLVPFFGKAHVAYIPKGGKVTGLSKLARAVEAVTKRPQLQERITSTIADSLLRSLQPHGVMVIIEAEHMCMTMRGVKKPGSQTITSAVRGIFEEDQAARSEVMSLIKA; via the coding sequence ATGGACCATAGTAAAATTGAAACAGCAGTGAAAATGATACTTGAAGCAATTGGAGAAGATCCTGAACGAGAAGGACTTTTAGATACACCAAAACGGGTTGCAAGAATGTATGAAGAAGTATTTCAAGGATTGAATCAAGATCCATCGGAGCACTTTAAAACAGTATTTGGTGAAGATCATGAAGAATTAGTACTTGTTAAAGATATTCCATTCTATTCAATGTGTGAGCACCATCTTGTTCCATTCTTCGGGAAAGCACATGTCGCATACATTCCTAAAGGTGGGAAAGTAACTGGATTAAGCAAGCTAGCACGTGCTGTAGAGGCAGTAACGAAGCGTCCTCAACTTCAAGAGCGTATAACCTCAACGATTGCAGACTCTTTACTACGTTCCCTCCAACCTCATGGTGTAATGGTTATTATTGAAGCAGAGCATATGTGTATGACAATGCGCGGGGTTAAGAAGCCAGGTTCACAAACCATCACATCTGCAGTAAGAGGGATCTTTGAAGAAGATCAAGCAGCTCGATCGGAAGTAATGAGTTTAATTAAAGCTTAA
- a CDS encoding HU family DNA-binding protein produces MNKTDLVNSVSEQTQLSKKDVSKTVDAVFEAIEGSLKDGDKVQLIGFGNFEVRERAARKGRNPQTGEEIEIPASKVPAFKPGKALKDAVK; encoded by the coding sequence GTGAACAAGACAGATCTAGTAAATTCCGTATCTGAGCAAACTCAACTATCAAAGAAAGACGTTTCTAAAACAGTTGATGCTGTATTTGAAGCGATCGAAGGATCGTTAAAAGATGGGGACAAAGTTCAACTCATCGGTTTCGGTAACTTCGAAGTACGTGAGAGAGCTGCACGTAAAGGTCGTAACCCACAAACAGGTGAGGAAATCGAAATCCCTGCGAGTAAGGTACCAGCATTTAAACCTGGTAAAGCCCTTAAAGACGCTGTTAAGTAA
- the spoIVA gene encoding stage IV sporulation protein A translates to MEKVDIFKDIAERTGGDIYLGVVGAVRTGKSTFIKKFMELVVLPNIESESEKMRAQDELPQSAAGKTIMTTEPKFVPNNAVKIEVDDGLEVNIRLVDSVGYAVPSAKGYEDENGPRMIHTPWYEEPIPFHEAAEIGTRKVIQEHSTLGVVVTTDGTIGEIPRYDYVESEERIVDELKEVGKPFIMVINSVHPHHPETEKLRRDLCEKYDIPCLSVSVESMTEHDINNVLREVLYEFPVLEVNVNLPSWVMVLNNEHWLRSSYEESVRETVKDIKRLRDVDRVVGNFTDYEFIDEARLAGIEMGQGIAEIDLYAPDDLYDQILKDVVGVEIRGKDHLLQLMQDFAHAKSEYDQIADALKMVKQTGYGIAAPALSDMSLDEPEIIRQGSRFGVRLKAVAPSIHMIKVDVESEFAPIIGTEKQSEELVRYLMQDFEDDPLSIWNSDIFGRSLNSIVREGIQAKISLMPENARYKLKETLERIINEGSGGLIAIIL, encoded by the coding sequence ATGGAAAAAGTTGATATCTTCAAAGATATCGCAGAACGGACTGGTGGCGATATATATTTAGGTGTAGTGGGGGCTGTGCGAACCGGTAAATCTACTTTCATCAAGAAGTTCATGGAACTTGTTGTTTTGCCGAATATCGAAAGCGAGTCAGAAAAGATGAGGGCTCAGGATGAACTACCACAAAGTGCGGCAGGCAAAACGATCATGACAACTGAACCGAAATTCGTTCCAAATAATGCTGTCAAGATCGAAGTGGATGATGGTTTAGAGGTAAACATTCGTTTAGTGGATAGTGTTGGTTATGCTGTACCGAGTGCAAAAGGGTACGAGGATGAAAATGGTCCAAGAATGATTCATACGCCATGGTATGAAGAACCGATCCCATTCCATGAGGCTGCTGAGATTGGTACGAGGAAAGTCATCCAAGAACACTCTACTTTAGGAGTGGTCGTTACTACGGATGGAACGATTGGTGAAATTCCAAGATATGATTACGTGGAGTCAGAAGAACGAATTGTAGATGAATTGAAGGAAGTAGGAAAACCATTCATCATGGTAATCAATTCCGTTCACCCGCACCATCCAGAAACAGAAAAGCTGAGACGAGATCTTTGTGAAAAGTATGATATACCTTGTCTATCAGTTAGTGTAGAGAGCATGACAGAACATGACATTAACAATGTTCTAAGAGAAGTTCTCTACGAATTCCCAGTCTTAGAAGTCAATGTAAACTTACCTAGTTGGGTGATGGTACTCAATAACGAACATTGGCTAAGAAGTAGTTATGAAGAGTCTGTACGGGAGACAGTAAAGGATATCAAACGACTCCGGGATGTGGACCGTGTTGTTGGTAACTTTACAGATTACGAGTTTATTGATGAAGCAAGGCTTGCAGGCATAGAAATGGGTCAAGGGATCGCTGAAATTGACCTATACGCTCCAGATGACCTCTATGATCAAATCCTTAAAGATGTTGTGGGGGTTGAAATAAGAGGTAAGGATCATCTCTTACAGCTTATGCAAGACTTTGCCCATGCCAAATCTGAATATGATCAGATTGCTGATGCTCTGAAAATGGTGAAACAAACAGGATATGGTATAGCCGCTCCAGCGCTATCTGATATGAGTCTCGATGAACCCGAGATTATACGACAAGGGTCAAGATTCGGAGTTCGATTAAAGGCGGTTGCTCCATCGATTCACATGATTAAGGTTGATGTAGAATCAGAATTTGCACCAATTATTGGGACAGAAAAACAGAGTGAAGAGTTGGTCAGATACTTAATGCAGGATTTCGAGGATGACCCATTATCGATTTGGAATTCTGATATATTCGGTCGATCACTCAACTCAATTGTTCGAGAAGGGATACAAGCGAAAATCTCGTTGATGCCGGAAAATGCACGATATAAATTGAAGGAAACATTAGAAAGAATTATTAACGAAGGTTCTGGTGGCCTGATCGCGATTATCCTATAA
- a CDS encoding DUF2768 domain-containing protein — MSDGLIKMWVALSAIGLMFIAVMSISVSRMKLKGIIKHVITLFAYVCMIIAGILIVFVVLSGPVPE; from the coding sequence ATGTCTGATGGGTTAATTAAGATGTGGGTAGCATTATCAGCAATTGGTTTAATGTTCATTGCAGTAATGTCTATTTCAGTAAGCCGTATGAAATTAAAAGGAATTATAAAGCATGTCATTACACTGTTTGCTTATGTATGTATGATTATAGCGGGAATCCTTATCGTTTTCGTTGTATTAAGTGGTCCTGTACCCGAATAA
- a CDS encoding stage VI sporulation protein F, translating into MDRNNFMDDIEKKTGVKKEDIFKLADSVQSANLRDEKTIRQLISQVSRMAGVPVSKEKEDQIVKAIINNNIPLDMASIAKMFNKK; encoded by the coding sequence ATGGACAGAAACAATTTCATGGATGACATTGAGAAGAAAACAGGTGTAAAGAAAGAAGACATTTTTAAACTTGCGGATTCGGTACAAAGTGCTAATTTGCGAGATGAAAAAACGATTCGCCAGTTAATATCACAAGTTTCTCGTATGGCTGGGGTACCAGTTTCTAAGGAGAAAGAAGATCAGATAGTAAAGGCGATCATAAATAATAATATCCCTCTGGACATGGCCTCGATCGCGAAAATGTTCAACAAGAAATAA
- a CDS encoding NAD(P)H-dependent glycerol-3-phosphate dehydrogenase: MKKIAVIGAGSWGTALALVLADNNHDVRLWARRSEQVDEINEHHTNKKYLPEINLPTNIVATNDLTEAISNTDTIVLVTPTSALREILKQLKSEIEKPVTIVHASKGIEPDTLFRVSEVIEDEIPEELRKAVVVLSGPSHAEEVSLRQPTTVTVSSKNHNVAEQVQDLFINPNFRVYTNPDIVGVELGGSLKNIIALGAGLSDGLGYGDNAKAALLTRGLAEIARLGTTMGAQTLTFAGLSGIGDLVVTCTSVHSRNWRAGNLLGKGNSLEEVLENMGMVVEGVRTTKAAFQLAKKEGVEMPITNELYDVLFNSKHPKEAVDSLMRRSKTHEVEDLSSLISNRYTLDEKNPE; encoded by the coding sequence ATGAAGAAGATTGCCGTAATCGGAGCAGGTAGTTGGGGTACAGCATTAGCCCTCGTTCTTGCTGATAATAACCATGATGTACGTTTGTGGGCGAGAAGGTCTGAACAAGTAGATGAAATTAATGAGCACCATACAAATAAGAAGTATTTGCCTGAAATTAATCTTCCGACAAATATTGTCGCAACAAACGATTTGACTGAAGCGATTTCAAATACGGATACGATCGTTCTCGTTACACCTACGAGTGCGCTTAGAGAAATTTTGAAACAATTAAAGTCAGAAATTGAAAAGCCGGTAACGATCGTTCATGCAAGTAAGGGTATTGAACCAGATACTTTATTCAGGGTATCTGAAGTAATTGAAGATGAAATCCCTGAAGAACTACGTAAAGCTGTAGTTGTACTTTCCGGTCCAAGTCACGCAGAAGAAGTGAGTTTACGACAACCTACTACAGTCACCGTATCATCTAAGAATCATAATGTTGCTGAACAAGTTCAAGACCTATTCATTAATCCGAACTTCAGAGTTTATACAAACCCTGATATCGTTGGTGTTGAATTAGGGGGTTCATTAAAGAATATTATCGCGTTAGGTGCAGGGCTCTCAGATGGACTTGGCTATGGGGATAATGCTAAAGCTGCATTATTGACGCGAGGTCTCGCAGAAATCGCACGTTTAGGGACTACGATGGGGGCACAAACGCTAACATTTGCAGGACTCTCTGGAATCGGAGACCTCGTTGTGACTTGTACGAGTGTTCATAGCCGGAACTGGAGAGCGGGTAACTTGCTAGGTAAAGGTAATTCACTTGAGGAAGTTTTAGAAAATATGGGAATGGTAGTTGAAGGTGTTCGAACTACCAAAGCCGCATTTCAGCTTGCCAAAAAAGAAGGTGTTGAAATGCCAATCACAAATGAACTTTATGATGTGTTATTCAACTCTAAACATCCAAAAGAAGCGGTAGACTCCTTGATGAGAAGAAGTAAAACTCACGAAGTTGAAGATTTGAGTTCGCTCATATCCAATAGATATACACTAGACGAAAAAAATCCAGAATAA